The Piliocolobus tephrosceles isolate RC106 chromosome 2, ASM277652v3, whole genome shotgun sequence genome window below encodes:
- the LOC111539437 gene encoding uncharacterized protein LOC111539437 produces MKIPANESFSEEVEVTQLAQLVSQPTRGDPEEDAAPREAKRRSATQEASEIPAESPGGGEKPSRQAPATAHANIQDNSPFQAPEFRGRRKRGDGRPTVPLTLPPGLPTFSEPPCHTTSSSWKLPLGSALRMPNSISQGTCQQLGLGFEEQSRCDWNRARPPCSTTVHAVAPSLPPRRARTREGTSSQIRGAEAPRRQVDDSEALGGNW; encoded by the exons ATGAAAATTCCCGCAAATGAGTCCTTCTctgaggaggtggaggtcacacagctggcacaGCTGGTATCACAACCAACTCGAGGCGACCCAGAGGAAGATGCTGCGCCAAGAGAAGCAAAGCGAAGGAGCGCGACCCAGGAGGCTAGCGAAATCCCCGCCGAGTccccaggaggaggagagaagccCAGTCGCCAGGCACCGGCCACAGCGCACGCCAACATTCAGGATAATTCTCCTTTCCAAGCCCCAGAGTTCCGGGGCAGGCGAAAAAGGGGGGATGGGAGACCCACAGTCCCTTTAACCCTCCCCCCCGGTCTGCCAACCTTTTCCGAACCCCCATGTCACACAACTTCCTCATCATGGAAACTTCCACTGGGTTCGGCGCTGAGGATGCCAAACTCCATTTCACAAGGAACATGTCAACAGCTGGGCTTGGGGTTTGAGGAACAGAGCCGCTGCGATTGGAATAGAGCCCGGCCACCCTGTTCCACCACTGTCCACGCCGTAGCTCCCAGCCTGCCGCCGCGTCGTGCCCGAACACGAGAGGGCACCTCCTCCCAGATCCGGGGAGCAGAAGCCCCGCGGAGGCAG GTAGATGATTCTGAGGCTCTAGGCGGGAACTGGTAA